A stretch of the Agromyces larvae genome encodes the following:
- a CDS encoding pyruvate carboxylase has protein sequence MFTKILVANRGEIAIRAFRAAVELGAKTVAVYPYEDRNSLHRLKADEAYQIGEPGHPVRAYLDVAEIIRVAKESGADAIYPGYGFLSENPELAQAAADAGIAFIGPPKSVLEMAGNKVTAKEHAIAAGVPVLKSTAPSRDIEQLVSQADEIGFPIFAKAVAGGGGRGMRRVNTLDELRPALEEAMREADSAFGDPTMFLEQAVLRPRHIEVQILADATGETVHLFERDCSVQRRHQKVIEIAPAPNLSDEVRQSLYRDAVAFARSIGYVNAGTVEFLLDTAGERAGQHVFIEMNPRIQVEHTVTEEVTDVDLVVSQMRIAAGETLDDLGLTQGEIRLRGAALQCRITTEDPAAGFRPDTGKITTYRSPGGAGIRLDGGTTASGAQISPHFDSMLAKLTCRGRDYPAAVARAKRALAEFRIRGVSTNISFLQAVLDDPAFVAGDLSTSFIEERPQLVRGRVSKDRGTKILNWLADVTVNQPNGAAPISVRPVDKLPALDLAAPAPDGSRQRLLELGPAGFAAALRAQTPLAVTETTFRDAHQSLLATRVRTKDLVAVAPYVARLTPGLLSVEAWGGATYDVALRFLGEDPWERLATLRGALPNVAIQMLLRGRNTVGYTPYPTEVTDAFVREAASTGVDVFRIFDALNDVSQMRPAIDAVLETGHAVAEVALCYTGDLLDPAEDLYTLDYYLRLADEIVGAGAHILAIKDMAGLLRPAAAERLVAALRERFDLPVHLHTHDTAGGQLATLLAASRAGVDAVDVASAPMAGTTSQPSASALVAALAHTERDTGLSLQAVSDLEPYWEAVRRLYRPFESGLPGPTGRVYRHEIPGGQLSNLRQQAIALGLADDFELIEDMYAAANDILGRVPKVTPSSKVVGDLALHLTAVRADPADFEANPGKYDIPDSVIGFMAGELGDLPGGWPEPFRTKVLAGRDVRISVNELSDDDRAALEADSATRRARLNTLLFPAPTRQFEQIRELFGDLSVVDTADYLYGLRPGQEHVIEIDRGVRLYAGLEAIGEVDDKGMRTVMTTLNGQLRPVFVRDRSVAVETRSAEKADASQPGQVPAPFSGVVTLQVEVGAEVSAGQAVASIEAMKMEAAITSPIEGVVERVAIPNTQQVEAGDLIVVVSAR, from the coding sequence ATGTTCACCAAGATCCTGGTCGCCAATCGCGGTGAGATCGCCATCCGGGCGTTCCGCGCGGCCGTCGAGCTCGGGGCCAAGACGGTCGCCGTCTACCCCTACGAAGACCGCAACTCGCTGCATCGGCTGAAGGCCGACGAGGCGTATCAGATCGGTGAGCCGGGGCATCCGGTCCGCGCCTACCTCGACGTGGCCGAGATCATCAGGGTCGCGAAGGAGTCGGGCGCCGACGCCATCTACCCCGGGTACGGATTCCTCTCCGAGAATCCCGAGCTCGCCCAGGCGGCGGCCGACGCCGGCATCGCGTTCATCGGCCCGCCCAAGTCGGTGCTCGAGATGGCGGGCAACAAGGTGACGGCGAAAGAGCACGCGATCGCCGCCGGCGTGCCGGTGCTGAAGTCGACCGCGCCGTCGCGCGACATCGAGCAGCTCGTGTCGCAGGCCGACGAGATCGGGTTCCCGATCTTCGCGAAGGCGGTCGCGGGCGGCGGCGGTCGCGGCATGCGTCGGGTGAACACCCTCGACGAGCTGCGTCCCGCGCTCGAGGAGGCGATGCGCGAGGCCGACAGCGCGTTCGGCGACCCGACGATGTTCCTCGAGCAGGCGGTGCTGCGACCGCGCCACATCGAGGTCCAGATCCTCGCGGATGCCACGGGCGAGACGGTGCACCTCTTCGAACGCGACTGCTCGGTGCAGCGACGCCACCAGAAGGTGATCGAGATCGCACCGGCGCCGAACCTCTCCGACGAGGTGCGCCAGTCGCTCTACCGCGACGCGGTCGCCTTCGCACGTTCGATCGGGTACGTGAACGCGGGCACCGTCGAGTTCCTGCTCGACACGGCGGGGGAGCGGGCCGGGCAGCACGTGTTCATCGAGATGAACCCGCGCATCCAGGTCGAGCACACCGTCACCGAGGAGGTCACCGACGTCGACCTCGTGGTGTCGCAGATGCGCATCGCCGCGGGCGAGACGCTCGACGACCTCGGGCTGACGCAGGGCGAGATCCGCCTCCGCGGGGCGGCCCTGCAGTGCCGCATCACCACGGAGGACCCGGCCGCCGGGTTCCGGCCCGACACGGGCAAGATCACGACCTACCGTTCGCCCGGCGGCGCCGGCATCCGGCTCGACGGCGGCACCACCGCATCCGGGGCCCAGATCAGCCCGCACTTCGACTCCATGCTCGCGAAGCTCACCTGCCGCGGGCGCGACTACCCGGCGGCGGTGGCGCGGGCGAAGCGCGCGCTCGCGGAGTTCCGCATCCGCGGCGTGTCCACCAACATCTCGTTCCTGCAGGCGGTGCTCGACGACCCCGCGTTCGTCGCCGGTGACCTGAGCACGTCGTTCATCGAGGAGCGGCCGCAGCTCGTGCGGGGCCGCGTCTCGAAGGACCGCGGCACCAAGATCCTCAACTGGCTGGCGGATGTCACGGTGAACCAGCCGAACGGCGCGGCGCCGATCAGCGTGCGGCCGGTCGACAAGCTGCCGGCGCTCGACCTGGCTGCGCCCGCACCCGACGGGTCGCGGCAGCGGCTGCTCGAGCTCGGCCCGGCGGGCTTCGCGGCGGCGCTGCGCGCGCAGACCCCGCTCGCCGTCACCGAGACCACCTTCCGCGACGCGCACCAGTCGCTGCTGGCGACGCGGGTGCGCACGAAGGACCTGGTCGCGGTCGCGCCGTACGTCGCGCGGCTGACGCCCGGGCTGCTCTCGGTCGAGGCCTGGGGCGGGGCGACGTACGACGTCGCGCTGCGATTCCTCGGCGAAGACCCGTGGGAGCGGCTCGCCACGCTGCGCGGCGCGCTGCCGAACGTCGCCATCCAGATGCTCCTGCGCGGGCGCAACACGGTCGGCTACACGCCGTACCCGACCGAGGTGACCGACGCGTTCGTCCGCGAGGCGGCGTCGACCGGCGTCGACGTCTTCCGCATCTTCGACGCGCTCAACGACGTCTCGCAGATGCGCCCGGCGATCGACGCCGTGCTCGAGACGGGCCACGCCGTCGCCGAGGTCGCGCTCTGCTACACGGGCGACCTGCTGGACCCGGCCGAGGACCTCTACACCCTCGACTACTACCTGCGCCTGGCCGACGAGATCGTCGGCGCGGGCGCGCACATCCTCGCGATCAAGGACATGGCGGGCCTGCTCCGCCCGGCGGCCGCCGAGCGGCTCGTGGCGGCGCTCCGCGAGCGCTTCGACCTGCCGGTGCACCTGCACACGCACGACACCGCGGGCGGTCAGCTCGCCACGCTGCTCGCGGCGAGCCGCGCCGGCGTCGACGCGGTGGACGTCGCGAGCGCGCCGATGGCCGGGACGACGAGCCAGCCCTCGGCCTCGGCGCTCGTGGCGGCGCTCGCGCACACCGAACGCGACACCGGCCTCTCGCTGCAGGCCGTGAGCGACCTCGAGCCCTACTGGGAGGCGGTCCGCCGGCTGTACCGCCCGTTCGAGTCGGGACTGCCCGGCCCGACCGGGCGCGTCTACCGGCACGAGATCCCGGGCGGGCAGCTCTCCAACCTGCGCCAGCAGGCGATCGCGCTCGGGCTGGCCGACGACTTCGAGCTCATCGAGGACATGTACGCCGCGGCGAACGACATCCTCGGCCGGGTGCCGAAGGTTACGCCGTCGTCGAAGGTCGTGGGCGACCTCGCGCTGCACCTCACCGCGGTGCGCGCCGACCCGGCCGACTTCGAGGCGAACCCCGGCAAGTACGACATCCCCGACTCGGTGATCGGGTTCATGGCGGGTGAGCTGGGCGACCTGCCGGGCGGCTGGCCCGAACCGTTCCGCACCAAGGTGCTCGCCGGCCGCGACGTCCGGATCTCGGTGAACGAGCTGAGCGACGACGACCGGGCGGCGCTCGAAGCCGACAGCGCCACGCGCCGGGCACGTCTCAACACGCTGCTGTTCCCCGCGCCGACGCGTCAGTTCGAGCAGATCCGCGAGCTGTTCGGCGACCTGTCGGTCGTCGACACCGCCGACTACCTGTACGGCCTCCGGCCCGGTCAGGAGCACGTGATCGAGATCGACCGCGGGGTGCGGCTCTACGCCGGGCTCGAGGCCATCGGCGAGGTCGACGACAAGGGCATGCGCACGGTCATGACCACCTTGAACGGCCAGTTGCGGCCGGTCTTCGTGCGCGATCGGTCCGTCGCGGTCGAGACCCGGTCGGCCGAGAAGGCGGATGCCTCGCAGCCGGGCCAGGTGCCCGCTCCGTTCTCGGGCGTGGTCACGCTGCAGGTCGAGGTGGGCGCCGAGGTGTCGGCCGGGCAGGCCGTCGCATCGATCGAGGCCATGAAGATGGAGGCGGCCATCACGTCCCCCATCGAGGGGGTCGTCGAGCGGGTCGCCATCCCGAACACCCAGCAGGTCGAGGCCGGAGACCTGATCGTGGTGGTGAGTGCGCGCTAG
- a CDS encoding MinD/ParA family ATP-binding protein, with amino-acid sequence MGVSGRYAADAHGQGAADLPESLSVRVDLPPAPVREAPPDEVAVSIDEVAVNPGEIAPTTRSIEVVASGGGYLGAHRRDASPYGALLAADADARRGDTRVEPRADTGAHDAVVAVAADPAAPAEAPEPSESLTADRLIDVNRATRPVPHGGLNRFLYEATFHIVNLGDSAKVRAHKAMNERIGRRFEGGARFVPVLTRKGGVGKTTVTTLLGMALADARDDRVIAIDANPDRGTLAERVDRQTRETVRDVVAKASSIGGYTDFSTFVSRDETRLDILASDTDPHLSEAFDDDDYNIVAALAARYYSIVLTDCGTGIVHSVMRSTLERADSIVIVSGGSVDEARLASETLTWLEANGYGELVRNAVVAINLATQGTHLVKVDEIEAHFASRVREIVRIPYDPQLAAGSVVHWQGLRQVTRDAARELAALVVEGLPVERGH; translated from the coding sequence GTGGGCGTGTCGGGCCGGTACGCGGCCGACGCGCACGGTCAGGGAGCGGCCGATCTTCCCGAGAGTCTGAGCGTGCGCGTGGACCTGCCGCCGGCGCCGGTGCGCGAGGCGCCGCCCGACGAGGTCGCGGTCTCCATCGACGAGGTCGCGGTGAATCCCGGCGAGATCGCACCGACCACCCGGTCGATCGAGGTGGTGGCCAGCGGCGGCGGCTACCTGGGTGCGCATCGCCGCGACGCATCGCCGTACGGGGCGCTGCTGGCCGCCGACGCCGACGCGCGCCGGGGCGACACCAGGGTCGAGCCGCGCGCCGACACCGGCGCCCACGACGCCGTCGTCGCGGTCGCGGCCGACCCGGCGGCGCCAGCGGAGGCGCCCGAACCGAGCGAGTCGCTCACCGCCGATCGGCTGATCGACGTGAACCGGGCCACCCGGCCGGTGCCGCATGGCGGCCTGAACCGGTTCCTGTACGAGGCGACCTTCCACATCGTCAACCTCGGCGACTCGGCGAAGGTGCGCGCCCACAAGGCGATGAACGAGCGCATCGGCCGCCGATTCGAAGGCGGTGCACGATTCGTGCCGGTGCTCACCCGCAAGGGCGGCGTCGGGAAGACGACGGTGACGACGCTGCTCGGCATGGCCCTCGCCGACGCCCGCGACGACCGGGTGATCGCGATCGACGCCAACCCCGACCGCGGCACCCTCGCCGAGCGCGTCGACCGGCAGACCCGCGAGACGGTGCGCGACGTGGTCGCCAAGGCCTCGTCGATCGGCGGGTACACCGACTTCTCGACCTTCGTCTCGCGCGATGAGACGCGGCTCGACATCCTCGCCTCGGACACCGATCCGCACCTGTCCGAGGCGTTCGACGACGACGACTACAACATCGTCGCGGCGCTCGCGGCGCGGTATTACTCGATCGTGCTCACCGACTGCGGCACGGGCATCGTGCACTCGGTCATGCGCTCGACGCTCGAGCGTGCCGACTCGATCGTGATCGTCTCGGGCGGCAGCGTCGACGAGGCGCGGCTCGCGTCGGAGACCCTCACCTGGCTCGAGGCGAACGGCTACGGCGAACTCGTGCGCAACGCGGTCGTCGCGATCAACCTCGCCACGCAGGGCACGCACCTCGTCAAGGTCGACGAGATCGAAGCCCACTTCGCGTCACGCGTGCGCGAGATCGTGCGAATCCCCTACGACCCCCAACTCGCCGCCGGATCGGTGGTGCACTGGCAGGGACTCCGCCAGGTCACCCGCGACGCCGCGCGCGAGCTCGCCGCCCTCGTGGTCGAGGGCCTGCCCGTCGAGCGCGGGCACTGA
- the def gene encoding peptide deformylase: MPERPIRLFGDPVLKTVSAPVEQIDDGVRALVADLIDSVRLPGRAGVAASQIGVNLRVFSYNVDGEVGYVINPEIVEVSGEVEKLDEGCLSVPGLWHKTPRHPFARVRGIDLDGNEIEVSGHGLMAQALQHETDHLDGLLYLDRLEPADRRVAMRQVRESDWF; the protein is encoded by the coding sequence GTGCCCGAGCGTCCCATCCGCCTGTTCGGCGATCCCGTCCTGAAAACCGTCTCCGCCCCCGTCGAACAGATCGATGACGGCGTGCGCGCACTGGTCGCCGATCTGATCGACAGCGTCCGCCTGCCGGGCCGGGCGGGCGTCGCCGCCTCGCAGATCGGGGTCAACCTGCGCGTGTTCAGCTACAACGTCGACGGCGAGGTCGGATACGTCATCAACCCCGAGATCGTCGAGGTCTCGGGCGAGGTCGAGAAGCTCGACGAGGGGTGCCTCTCGGTGCCGGGCCTCTGGCACAAGACCCCGCGTCATCCGTTCGCCAGGGTCCGCGGCATCGACCTCGACGGCAACGAGATCGAGGTGTCGGGCCACGGACTGATGGCGCAGGCGTTGCAGCACGAGACCGATCATCTCGACGGACTGCTCTACCTCGATCGCCTCGAGCCCGCCGACCGGCGGGTCGCGATGCGCCAGGTGCGCGAGTCCGACTGGTTCTGA